Proteins co-encoded in one Cuculus canorus isolate bCucCan1 chromosome 22, bCucCan1.pri, whole genome shotgun sequence genomic window:
- the MACO1 gene encoding macoilin, translated as MKRRSADCSKLRRPLKRNRIAEGIYGSTFLYLKFLVVWALVLLADFVLEFRFEYLWTFWLFIRSVYDSFRYQGLAFSVFFVCVAFTSNIICLLFIPIQWLFFAASTYVWVQYVWHTERGVCLPTVSLWILFVYIEAAIRFKDLKNFHVDLCRPFAAHCIGYPVVTLGFGFKSYVSYKMRLRKQKEVQKENEFYMQLLQQALPPEQQMLQRQEREAEEATKGLSEMDSSILLQHNGGIPANKKLSATLPELEYREKGKEKDKDAKKHNLGINNNILQPVDSKIQEIEYMENHINSKRLNNDLVGSTENLLKEDSCTASSKNYKNVSGVVNSSPRSHSATNGSIPSSSTKNEKKQKCASKSPSTHKDLMENCIPNNQLSKPDALVRLEQDIKKLKADLQASRQIEQELRSQISSLTNTERGIRSEIGQLRQENELLQNKLHNAVQMKQKDKQMISQLEKKLKAEQEARAFVEKQLMEEKKRKKLEEATAARAVAFAAATRGECTETLRNRIRELETECKKLTIDIKLKEDQIRELEMKVQELRKYKENEKDTEVLMSALSAMQDKTQHLENSLSAETRIKLDLFSALGDAKRQLEIAQGQIIQKDQEIKDLKQKIAEVMAVMPSITYTAATSTLSPVSPHYSSKFVETSPSGLDPNASVYQPLKK; from the exons ATGAAGCGGCGGAGCGCGGATTGCAGCAAGCTGAGGCGGCCGCTCAAGCGGAACCGCATCGCCGAGGGCATCTACGGCAG tactTTTCTGTATCTGAAGTTCCTGGTGGTATGGGCCCTGGTACTGCTGGCAGATTTTGTCCTGGAATTCAGATTTGAGTATCTGTGGACATTCTGGCTCTTCATCAGGAGTGTTTACGATTCCTTCCGATACCAGGGTTTG gccttttcagtattttttgtttgtgtagCATTCACATCAAATATAATCTGTCTGCTCTTTATACCAATACAATGGCTGTTCTTCGCCGCCAGCACGTATGTTTGGGTACAGTATGTTTGGCACACAG AGAGGGGTGTGTGCCTACCAACAGTATCACTGTGGATACTTTTCGTTTATATTGAAGCAGCCATTAggtttaaagatttaaaaaactTCCACGTAGACCTTTGTCGTCCATTTGCAGCACACTG TATTGGCTACCCTGTTGTGACTTTAGGTTTTGGCTTTAAAAGTTACGTCAGCTACAAAATGcgtttaagaaaacaaaaagaagtgcAGAAAGAGAATGAGTTCTACatgcagctcctccagcaagCTCTGCCCCCGGAACAGCAGATGCTAcaaaggcaggagagggaggcagaggaag CAACCAAAGGATTATCTGAGATGGATTCCTCAATACTTTTGCAGCACAACGGAGGCATTCCAGCCAATAAAAAATTATCTGCAACCTTGCCAGAGCTAGAATAtagagaaaaagggaaagaaaaggacaaggaTGCTAAGAAACACAACCTTGgaataaataacaatattttgcAACCTGTAGACtctaaaatacaagaaattgaATATATGGAAAACCATATCAACAGTAAAAGATTAAATAACGATCTCGTAGGAAGTACAGAAAACCTCTTAAAAGAGGACTCATGCACTGCCTCGTCCAAAAATTACAAAAACGTCAGCGGAGTTGTGAACTCCTCGCCTCGCAGTCACAGTGCAACCAACGGGAGCATCCCTTCCTCGTCtactaaaaatgagaaaaaacagaagtgtgCCAGCAAGAGCCCAAGCACACATAAGGACTTAATGGAAAATTGTATTCCTAATAACCAGCTAAGCAAACCAGATGCACTGGTAAG GTTGGaacaagatattaaaaagttaAAGGCTGACCTGCAAGCGAGCAGGCAGATTGAACAGGAGCTACGGAGTCAGATCAGTTCTCTGACCAACACAGAGCGGGGAATTCGATCTGAAATCGGGCAGCTCCGGCAAGAAAACGAACTGCTGCAGAACAA ATTACACAATGCTgtacaaatgaaacaaaaagacaaacaaatgaTCAGCCAGTTGGAGAAGAAACtaaaggcagagcaggaggcacGAGCCTTTGTAGAAAAACaattaatggaagaaaagaaaagaaagaaattggaaGAAGCAACTGCTGCACGGGCTGTCGCATTTGCTGCTGCTACCAG aggaGAATGTACTGAAACTTTACGAAATCGTATCCGAGAGCTGGAGACAGAGTGCAAGAAGCTAACAATTGACATAAAGCTCAAAGAAGATCAGATACGAGAACTAGAAATGAAAGTTCAG GAACTGCGGAAGTacaaggaaaatgagaaggatACGGAGGTGTTAATGTCAGCACTTTCAGCCATGCAGGATAAAACACAGCACTTAGAGAACAGCCTGAGTGCAGAGACAAGAATCAAGCTGGATCTGTTCTCTGCATTAGGAGATGCAAAACGGCAGCTTGAGATTGCCCAAG GGCAAATAATTCAAAAAGATCAGGAAATCAAGGACCTAAAACAGAAGATTGCAGAAGTTATGGCAGTAATGCCCAGCATAACGTACACTGCAGCCACCAGCACTCTGAGTCCTGTTTCCCCAC